The genomic interval GGACAGAAGTTGACTTACAGACAATATACTACCCATTCTCAAAGTGGTGGCACCCAGCCCTCTAGCAGATGATGTAGTTAGGTCAAGAGTACTAGAAAACTTACCAAGATGTGTAGGATGTTAGGCCATAGTCTTTTCTCCAATTTTGCTTTCAGTGATGACATAATTTATAGAAAGACACAGATTTGAGTGACCataagttaatttaaaaactgaaagcatGTGAGAAATGAACAAATAGAGGAGTTAGTGACCTTGCAAAGGAGAACCATGCAAagacatgttgtgtgtgtgtgtgtgtgtgtgtgtgtgtgtgtgtgtgtgtgtgtgtgtgttattggcAAATGTTGATTGAGAGGTATCTTCAGGGtaataaagtttctttaaaaatcaggTGCCTAGGTTGCACTGAAGTTGAATTAACTAGTCATTGAAATCACGAGTCAGGAcagtaaaagcattttttttaatgtgtgcttAGTGGTAAAGTCTCATCAGTAGAAAGTGGTATCTTGGTCATTGGTGGAGGCCTTATAAAATTTTACACTGATTATGGTTAAGGGAACATTTGATACAATGACCTGAGAGCATATAGTGGAAGTTAAAGTCATTATCTATTCAGATAGATGCTCTGTCTCATTATGTACTAGACAAAGGTATGCTAGAATAATGAGATTGCTTGTCATTGGCCTTATATCTACATAACTCCCTGAGAGTAATAGTTTGTCAAAGTGACTATAGGATCACTTACCATTACTGGAAATAAGTATGGAATcatagaaaatttatttaaataatgaattGTCTCTTAGATATAAGGCTCAGTTTGATAAAACAGTCTCTAGAATATAGCAAATAGTAAAAAATAGTACCTCATAAAAGATACTAATGAATAAAGCAAGAGAAACCAGTCAAAGTTATTTCTGCTACAATAAAAATACCTTCCAAAGGCTCTTTATAACTTTGAAGGAAAAGCATGTGCCTTGACATAGAGGTGAAATGTTCCTGGACATTAAGCAAAGAGATGCACTTAGATGATATAGCTACAAAAACCACACGTGTCTATTTGAGAATTCTTCTGATGCAATGTTATGGATTAGGGCAAATCTCCAGAATGCACTGGATTTAGTATATTGCTTTATCAGTGTTCTTACAACTAGGTAGAGGTTCATAGAAGACAATAGTGAATATGCTTTCCAACCTATTGACTCATTTAACCATTTCAATGGCTTTGTTGcctacataaaaaaacaaaacatatgaaCAATCAAATGAATAAAGATAATCACTTCCATGTTTCCAAAGTTTAAAACTTAAAGCATGCCTGTAACCTATATAGCATACAATTCTCTAATGCTTTGGAGTTTTAAATGAGTAACCTTCTCAAGCGAAGATTTTGCTGCAACCTCCTCAGAGCACTTTTTACATCAGTGTTCCTCAGACTGTAGATCACAGGATTAAGTGCGGGAGGCAACACAGTATATAGCACAGAAAATAGCCTGTCTGAAATTGATGGTGTATTTGAGAATGGCTTCAAATAGACAAAGCAAGCAGTAACAAGAAAAACAGTGAAAACAGTGAGGTGAGGGATGCAGGTTGCAAATGCTTTGGACTGACCTTTAGTGGTAGGAATCTTCAGCACAGTGGAGAAAATGTAAAAGTAAGAAATCACAACACAGATGAAACAAGACACACCCAGGCAAACACCAACTCCAAGGCTTGTGTAAATGACCACAAGCGTTTCAGAGCAGGAAATCCTTAGCAATGAGGGAATATCACAGAAAAACTGTGGGATCACATTGGAGCCACAGAAAGGCATGGAAAATGTACCAGCTGTGTAGATGGCTCCAAAGAGTATTCCAGTGGCCCAAGAAATACCCACCATCAGCCCACATGTGTGATTATTCATGATGGCATCATAGTTCAGGGGAAAACAAATGGCAACATAGCGGTCATAAGACATGGCGGTCAGGACAAATACTTCTCCTGATGagaaagaagtcattaaaaatacCTGAAAGGCACAAGCCAGAATGGAAATAGAATTATTATGAATTAGGCTATTAACAATAAAATTTGGGATtggaacagaaacaaaaaagacatcCAACAGGGATAAATTCttcaggaagaagtacatgggtgtTTGGAGCTGCAGGTCAAGGGTGATTAGAGTGATGATGATGAGGTTACTCATTAGGGATTCCATGTACATCCCAAGGAAGAATACTCCACATAAAGTCTGTAGCTCCTGGGCGTCAGAGAACCCCATCAGAATGAATCCAGTTAAGGCTGTGATATTAGGCATACtcgatttttttttcatgtgctgTTAGCAGATaaggataaataaataacaaaatggtAACATCCAAAATTATAACACTCATATAGAGAAATGTTCAGTAGAATGGAAGTCAAGAAACTACAAATGGTACAATATActtcaataaaattttcattttttctccctGATACTCATACACTTACCCTCTCCTACTTTCTTGTACAtcttctctgtgtatgtctctctttgtgtatgtctctctcgCCCTCACTCATggatttttgttctctctctgtctctctctctccttctctctctgtctctctccctccttccctctttctctctctcaccttctctccctccatctctctctgaatctgtctttctatctctctgtttctctctctgtttctctctctgtctctctccctccctcctctttctctcaccctctctccctccatctgtctctgaatctgtctttctatctctctgtttctctctctctctgtttctctctctctctctctctctctctctctctctctctctctctctctctctctctctctctgtgtgtgtatgtgtttatagaCTTTTTTTGACTAGACTAAATGATATATTATGGGGGTATCTTATTCTCCACTgtaggaggcaaagacaagcaagTAGAATTTTGTATCAGAATTCACAGTAGAAGTTTACATAGCAAACATCTCTGGAGATAGAATTTTTGAAAGCACAactttaataaaacataaagataGATCTGATCTTGAAAATTTACAGATAAGCAGTCTGCATGCAAGGAAAGAATATGTAGTAGAAGACTAAAATGTAACACATTTGCCAAAGTATTATAAGCCTATGACTGATGATatacaaaaaataagcaaatagaagaaataaaggtgAATAAATTACTGCTAAAttaatttgctttttaataaCCTTCTCAATTTACTCTAtacttataataattttaaatttggtttagtcagtatattttaatattttgccaAAGGAATTTTGAAATTTATACCTTATAGCAATTAAGATTCTCCACATACTTAGAAAAGAGTAATTTTTCAGATATATGTAGGAAGATTTTCCTTCAAGTCCACTTGAGGatgaaaattgttttcatttcctttaaagtTCACTTTAGCAGTTGGTCAtctgaaaggaaaacaaaatgtttatctttctttgcaagctctgaaactgtaatgtttttgtgtttttatggtatAAGAAGACTCAAAGTTCTGATGTAAACTTTGTCATTTCTTAGCATGTAAATGCAAATATAAgcaactagaaaaatattttaacattttataaaatgtgatgTAGGTTAATTTGAAAGCTCATATAACTGAAACATTTCTAACAAATCTTTTTATGTGAACTGGCTACTCCCTTGGATTTCCCAAAGGTGAATTTTTTCTTAGATAGCCTTATTAAAATATCTATGTCTTAAGACAATTAGTGTTGAAATAATTGGCATTTTTTTCATAACATGTTATTTAGTCTCCAGAAAATATGCTGGAATAGATAATGAACATGCTTATAGTTGCccagaattaaaataattatgtattttcttaGTTATACAGTAGTGTTAGAGACAAATCATAGTTTTAAACAAAtgttacaaaacacacacacacacacacacacacacacacacacgtaaactcTTCCCATATTATGTGATTTAATTATTATTCTCAAGGTTCTGggaaaatatatggaaaaaataCAGCATGAGAAAAGAAAGACTGACATGGCCCCATGGTTTGAAGGTACATTCTATCATGGCAGAGAAAGGATAGTTGCAAAATCATAACAGTACACTTAcagtcagaaaaaaacaaaagagagataaACTATATCAGTCTTGCTatgttctttccaacttcttgTCTGCATAGAATGTAAGTTTAGAAAATAGGTTCACCA from Arvicanthis niloticus isolate mArvNil1 chromosome 1, mArvNil1.pat.X, whole genome shotgun sequence carries:
- the LOC117715205 gene encoding olfactory receptor 14A2-like, with translation MKKKSSMPNITALTGFILMGFSDAQELQTLCGVFFLGMYMESLMSNLIIITLITLDLQLQTPMYFFLKNLSLLDVFFVSVPIPNFIVNSLIHNNSISILACAFQVFLMTSFSSGEVFVLTAMSYDRYVAICFPLNYDAIMNNHTCGLMVGISWATGILFGAIYTAGTFSMPFCGSNVIPQFFCDIPSLLRISCSETLVVIYTSLGVGVCLGVSCFICVVISYFYIFSTVLKIPTTKGQSKAFATCIPHLTVFTVFLVTACFVYLKPFSNTPSISDRLFSVLYTVLPPALNPVIYSLRNTDVKSALRRLQQNLRLRRLLI